One Callospermophilus lateralis isolate mCalLat2 chromosome 6, mCalLat2.hap1, whole genome shotgun sequence genomic region harbors:
- the LOC143402394 gene encoding sodium-dependent glucose transporter 1B-like, with protein MSGFVLGGILYDRMNHFLLLGVSLVVTTVGLYFIPFCKTAVLLIVMMSVMGVSSSILDTGGNVLILDIWGHEGAPYMQALHFSFALGAFLAPILAKLALGTSVSAENNTEPAFQPPATNGSSEADSAPLFGLPDDMNLLWAYASTSTYIFIVSLFLFALFFKKSSRQEKSKPSAQGYRRAEYHKTLLCLLFLFFFFYVGAEVTYGSYVFSFATTYAGMEEREAAGLNSIFWGTFAACRGLAIFFATCLQPGTMIVLSNIGSLASSLFLVLFNKSPLCLWIATSVYGASMAATFPSGVSWIEQYTTISGKSAAFILIGGALGQMAIPAVVGVVQGQYLGLPVVLHSCLGAALFTTVIFPVMYKVATLPLDRQRKEVVKSKKQKALPSSPGI; from the exons ATGAGCGGCTTTGTACTTGGTGGCATTCTTTATGACCGTATGAATCATTTTTTACTTTTGG GAGTGTCACTGGTGGTCACCACAGTGGGTCTTTATTTTATCCCTTTCTGCAAGACAGCAGTGTTACTGATTGTCATGATGTCGGTCATGGGTGTTTCATCTAGCATTCTGGATACAG GTGGTAATGTCCTTATCTTGGATATTTGGGGGCATGAAGGAGCCCCATACATGCAGGCCTTACACTTCAGTTTTGCCTTGGGTGCCTTTCTGGCTCCAATTCTGGCTAAATTGGCACTGGGTACCTCAGTGTCTGCCGAAAACAACACAGAGCCTGCTTTTCAGCCTCCAGCCACCAACGGATCATCTGAAGCTGACTCAGCCCCTCTGTTTGGATTGCCTGATGACATGAATCTACTCTGGGCTTATGCTTCTACCAGCACTTACATTTTCATAGTGTCTCTCTTTCTGTTTGCTCTGTTTTTCAAGAAAAGCTCAAGGCAAGAAAAATCAAAACCATCTGCTCAGGGATATCGAAGAGCTGAATATCACAAGACCCTTCTCTGCCTCCTtttcttgttcttctttttttatgttgGAGCAGAGGTAACATATGGCTCTTATGTTTTCTCCTTTGCCACCACCTATGCTGGCATGGAAGAACGCGAAGCAGCTGGGTTGAACTCCATCTTCTGGGGGACCTTTGCAGCCTGCAGGGGCCTGGCAATCTTCTTTGCTACATGCCTACAGCCGGGCACCATGATTGTGTTGAGCAACATTGGCAGCCTGGCTTCATCTTTATTTCTGGTACTTTTCAACAAGAGTCCACTCTGTCTCTGGATTGCCACTTCAGTGTATGGGGCCTCAATGGCAGCTACGTTTCCCAGTGGTGTTTCCTGGATTGAGCAGTACACGACCATAAGTGGGAAATCTGCTGCATTTATTCTAATCGGTGGTGCCCTGGGACAAATGGCTATTCCTGCAGTAGTAGGTGTGGTTCAAGGACAATACCTGGGTTTGCCAGTAGTTCTGCACTCCTGTTTGGGGGCAGCACTATTCACTACTGTTATATTTCCCGTGATGTATAAAGTAGCCACCTTGCCTCTGGATCGCCAGCGAAAAGAAGTCGTCAAGAGTAAGAAACAGAAAGCTTTGCCCTCTAGTCCTGGGATATGA